One genomic window of Planctomycetota bacterium includes the following:
- a CDS encoding DUF3500 domain-containing protein, producing MEPVQQPRCPECEEFNRHQNEAADLNRRGFLGAVGLGALAGGLAPSLLRAADAPAATGSAKPAEGLIRELYGTLSDDQKKSLVYAWNHGADSGMPTRLKMVNAPHFGKRIGDSYTKAQQDLCHEILRAICSGEEGYHKISRGGRFDGSGSFEGLGAVIFGEPADDKQFSLVFAGHHLTIRCDGNSEPGTAFGGPMYYGHSAVGYSPGNVFFYQTKSVLSVYGALDEKQRKQAVVRGKTPGEQAASVRFRPTSEAHPGVAYSELSADQQKLVEQVMRDILLPYRKEDADEVMTLVKSNGGLEQMHLAFYADSDASEKEPWHFWRLEGPGFVWNYRVLPHVHTFVHIGKQPA from the coding sequence ATGGAACCTGTCCAGCAGCCCCGTTGCCCCGAATGTGAAGAGTTCAATCGCCATCAAAACGAAGCGGCCGATCTCAATCGGCGCGGTTTCCTCGGCGCGGTTGGACTAGGCGCGCTCGCCGGCGGACTGGCGCCGTCGTTGTTGCGTGCGGCTGATGCACCGGCCGCGACAGGCAGCGCCAAGCCGGCCGAAGGACTGATCCGCGAGTTGTACGGCACGCTGAGCGATGACCAGAAAAAGTCGCTGGTCTACGCTTGGAATCACGGAGCCGACAGCGGCATGCCCACGCGGCTCAAGATGGTCAACGCGCCCCACTTCGGCAAGCGGATCGGCGACAGCTACACCAAGGCGCAACAGGACCTGTGTCACGAGATCCTCCGCGCCATCTGCTCGGGCGAGGAAGGCTATCACAAGATCAGCCGCGGCGGCCGGTTCGACGGTTCAGGTTCGTTCGAGGGGCTGGGCGCGGTGATCTTTGGCGAGCCCGCCGACGACAAGCAATTCAGCCTAGTCTTCGCCGGACACCACCTGACCATTCGTTGTGACGGCAACAGCGAACCGGGAACCGCGTTTGGCGGGCCGATGTACTATGGGCACAGCGCGGTCGGCTATAGCCCGGGAAATGTTTTCTTTTACCAGACCAAGAGCGTCCTCAGCGTGTATGGCGCGCTCGACGAGAAGCAACGCAAGCAAGCGGTCGTCCGCGGCAAGACTCCTGGCGAGCAAGCCGCCTCGGTTCGCTTCCGCCCCACGAGCGAGGCGCACCCCGGCGTGGCCTACAGCGAGCTGTCGGCCGATCAGCAAAAGCTGGTCGAGCAGGTGATGCGCGATATTCTGCTGCCGTACCGTAAAGAGGACGCCGACGAAGTGATGACGCTGGTCAAGTCGAACGGCGGGCTCGAGCAGATGCACCTGGCGTTCTATGCCGACAGCGACGCCAGTGAAAAAGAGCCGTGGCATTTCTGGCGGTTGGAAGGGCCGGGCTTTGTCTGGAACTACCGCGTGTTGCCGCACGTCCACACGTTCGTCCACATTGGCAAACAACCTGCCTAG